The Spirochaetota bacterium DNA window CGGAAACAGCACGGCCCTGGCCGCGCGGCTCGCACAGGGTGCGGAATCCGCAGGTGCCGTGGTGGATTCCTTGTACATCCATGGCATGGACATTAAGCCGTGCCAGGCTTGCTGGAAATGCCAGTCACCTGATTCAAAAGGGTGCGTCATCAAGGACGACATGCAGCAGGTCTTCCCAAAACTGATCGAGGCGGACGCCTGGGTCATCGCGACTCCGGTGCACTGGTTCAACATGTCGGCGCAGACAAAATTATGGATGGATCGATGCTTCGCCCTGGCGCGCTACGGAAAGCATCCATTCAAGAAAAATGCGGGGATCGTCATTACCTACGGCGACAGCGATCCTTTTAAATCGGGCGCGGTGAACGCAATCCGCTGTTTCCAGGACTCGTTCAACTATACGGGAACAACCATCGCCGGCGTAGTGTATGGAAGCGCAATGAACCCCGGCGACATCGAGGCCAATACCGGGGTCATGGAGGAGGCGGAAAAGCTGGGGATGAAACTGGCGGCAATGTAGGGGTTGTAAAACCGGTCCGGCGTAGAGACGGCCCACCGGGCCGTCTCTACGCCGGACCGGTTTTTATGGTTTACGACTTGTAAAT harbors:
- a CDS encoding flavodoxin family protein: MTVEQKKILMLLGSPRKNGNSTALAARLAQGAESAGAVVDSLYIHGMDIKPCQACWKCQSPDSKGCVIKDDMQQVFPKLIEADAWVIATPVHWFNMSAQTKLWMDRCFALARYGKHPFKKNAGIVITYGDSDPFKSGAVNAIRCFQDSFNYTGTTIAGVVYGSAMNPGDIEANTGVMEEAEKLGMKLAAM